From Streptomyces sp. TLI_105, the proteins below share one genomic window:
- a CDS encoding LpqB family beta-propeller domain-containing protein, translating to MPDSGDVQAVKGAGTGDSQVRVYAVAPRENADPDEIVDGFLEAMTSDDPGFATARKYLTKKAAQGWKPEQSITVLTTAPDREQADRNADPENQGRAFPLSGRKIATVDARHAYQPNSPTEYLQSIHVVQQPSANGKGKEWRIDSLPPGLVLGEADFLRNYRSVNKYYFASGEDWVVADPVYIRQRQDPVTRMDPVTQTVKALLEGPTNWLKPAVDSQFPSGTELKTGVTTLTTDDQSTLRVPLNRKADRAGGEACRRMAAQLLFTLGDLTSVRVEHVELLGSSGQSLCRLGKGQALEFAAVRNTDREEHPYFVDEHGKLMMLLVGGKEANAPVEVPGPFGKGTTPLRSVAVDRGETRAAGVGETGRELLVSSITTEQDALPPVLTSKAARPADRLSAPSWDGRGDLWVADRDPAAPQLWMVPDGTGHPVKVRTPWLGDDARIESLRVSADGVRIALVVTRGEHTTLQIGRIQRQTTGEEPAVSVLDLQPAAPRMESVTAVSWAGPSRLVVVGKEAGGVQQIRYLQTDGSTSTTSVLPGLNGVTSVTAPHKDTVPVVADSGDDGIVRLVPGTNWQPVAKKGFSPVYPG from the coding sequence ATGCCCGACAGCGGGGACGTGCAGGCGGTGAAAGGCGCCGGCACGGGCGACTCGCAGGTACGGGTCTATGCCGTCGCCCCCCGGGAGAACGCGGACCCGGACGAGATCGTCGACGGCTTCCTGGAAGCCATGACGAGTGACGACCCCGGCTTCGCCACCGCCCGCAAGTACCTCACGAAGAAGGCCGCGCAGGGCTGGAAGCCGGAGCAGAGCATCACCGTGCTCACCACCGCGCCCGACCGCGAGCAGGCCGACCGCAACGCCGACCCCGAGAACCAGGGGCGCGCCTTCCCGCTCTCCGGCCGCAAGATCGCGACCGTGGACGCGCGCCACGCCTATCAGCCGAACAGCCCCACCGAGTACCTGCAGTCGATCCACGTCGTGCAGCAGCCTTCGGCGAACGGCAAGGGCAAGGAGTGGCGCATCGACAGCCTCCCGCCCGGCCTGGTCCTCGGCGAGGCCGACTTCCTCCGCAACTACCGCTCGGTCAACAAGTACTACTTCGCCTCCGGGGAGGACTGGGTCGTCGCCGACCCCGTCTACATCCGGCAGCGGCAGGACCCCGTCACCCGGATGGACCCGGTGACGCAGACGGTCAAGGCGCTGTTGGAGGGCCCGACGAACTGGCTGAAGCCCGCCGTCGACTCGCAGTTCCCCTCCGGTACGGAGCTGAAGACCGGCGTCACCACCCTGACCACGGACGACCAGTCCACGCTGAGGGTGCCGCTCAACCGCAAGGCGGACCGGGCCGGCGGCGAGGCGTGCCGGCGGATGGCGGCGCAGCTGCTGTTCACGCTGGGCGACCTGACCTCCGTACGGGTCGAGCATGTGGAGCTCCTGGGGTCCAGCGGGCAGTCGCTGTGCCGGCTGGGCAAGGGACAGGCGCTCGAGTTCGCCGCGGTGCGGAACACCGACCGCGAGGAGCACCCGTACTTCGTCGACGAGCACGGCAAGCTGATGATGCTCCTGGTCGGCGGCAAGGAGGCGAACGCGCCGGTCGAGGTGCCGGGGCCGTTCGGCAAGGGCACGACGCCGCTCCGCTCGGTCGCCGTCGACCGGGGCGAGACCCGGGCCGCCGGGGTCGGGGAGACCGGCCGCGAGCTGCTCGTCTCCTCCATCACCACGGAGCAGGACGCGCTGCCGCCCGTCCTGACCAGCAAGGCCGCCCGGCCGGCCGACCGGCTGTCCGCGCCCAGCTGGGACGGCAGGGGCGATCTGTGGGTCGCCGACCGGGACCCCGCCGCGCCCCAGCTGTGGATGGTGCCGGACGGCACCGGGCACCCGGTCAAGGTCCGCACGCCGTGGCTCGGGGACGACGCCCGCATCGAGTCGCTGCGGGTCTCCGCCGACGGCGTACGGATCGCGCTGGTGGTCACGCGGGGCGAGCACACGACCCTGCAGATCGGCCGGATCCAGCGGCAGACGACGGGCGAGGAGCCGGCCGTCTCCGTCCTGGACCTGCAGCCCGCCGCGCCCCGGATGGAGTCGGTCACCGCCGTCTCCTGGGCCGGCCCCAGTCGGCTCGTCGTGGTCGGCAAGGAGGCGGGAGGCGTCCAGCAGATCCGCTACCTCCAGACCGACGGCTCGACCTCGACGACCTCGGTGCTCCCCGGCCTGAACGGGGTGACCTCGGTGACCGCCCCGCACAAGGACACGGTGCCGGTGGTGGCCGACTCCGGCGACGACGGGATCGTGCGGTTGGTGCCGGGGACGAACTGGCAGCCGGTGGCGAAGAAGGGGTTCTCGCCGGTCTACCCCGGCTAG
- the mtrB gene encoding MtrAB system histidine kinase MtrB, which translates to MTAGSTAPKPGDPGVRTGRTAGPGRGGSRFGRLLRGGGLLRSRPVLRLFARWVRRPLLPAVRLWRRNIQLRIVAGTLLMSLGVVLLLGIVVIGQVRNGLLDAKERAAQSQAAGGFSAAQDRAATTPSAPGQQDGVRAGASVNWRSTLVEQLASGGQSAFNVVALSLDTGDTASRGARASGEVDPTTSIPADLRHSVAQGAGTFQKFTRIHYTSGKASEPGLVIGKRLNDADGDQYELYYLFPLTQEEDSLTLVKGTLATAGLFVVVLLGAIAWLMVRQVVTPVRMAAGIAERLSAGRLQERMKVTGEDDIARLGEAFNKMASNLQLKIQQLEELSRMQRRFVSDVSHELRTPLTTVRMAADVIHEARVDFDPITARSAELLGDQLDRFESLLSDLLEISRFDAGAAALEAEPIDLRQVVRRVIGGAEPLAERKGTRIVVLGDQQPVVAEADARRVERVLRNLVVNAVEHGEGRDVVVKLAAAGGAVAVAVRDYGVGLKPGEATRVFNRFWRADPARARTTGGTGLGLSIAVEDARLHGGWLQAWGEAGGGSQFRLTLPRTADEPLRGSPIPLEPEDSRRNREQTAAGRDQESGRLTTVPAQPVGDRSALAVPPRLPGPPRATVDPTALPGSGARVVARTATDDGGGTGPATAGGNGHLEREDGTRGR; encoded by the coding sequence ATGACTGCGGGCAGTACTGCTCCGAAGCCCGGGGACCCGGGAGTCCGTACGGGGCGGACTGCCGGACCGGGGCGGGGGGGCTCGCGATTCGGCCGTCTGCTGCGCGGCGGAGGACTCCTCCGCAGCAGACCGGTTCTGCGGCTCTTCGCGCGCTGGGTCCGCCGGCCGCTGCTGCCCGCGGTGCGGCTGTGGCGGCGGAACATCCAGCTGAGGATCGTCGCGGGCACCCTGCTCATGTCGCTCGGAGTGGTGCTGCTGCTCGGCATCGTCGTCATCGGGCAGGTCCGCAACGGCCTGCTCGACGCCAAGGAGAGGGCCGCCCAGAGCCAGGCCGCCGGGGGGTTCTCCGCCGCCCAGGACCGGGCGGCGACCACTCCCTCCGCCCCCGGTCAGCAGGACGGCGTGCGGGCCGGTGCCTCCGTGAACTGGCGCTCCACGCTGGTCGAGCAGCTCGCCAGCGGTGGTCAGAGCGCGTTCAACGTGGTCGCGCTCTCCCTCGACACCGGCGACACCGCGAGCCGGGGCGCCCGTGCCTCCGGCGAGGTCGACCCGACCACGAGCATCCCCGCCGACCTGCGGCACTCGGTCGCGCAGGGCGCCGGCACCTTCCAGAAGTTCACGCGGATCCACTACACCAGCGGCAAGGCGTCCGAGCCGGGCCTGGTGATCGGCAAGCGGCTGAACGACGCCGACGGCGACCAGTACGAGCTGTACTACCTCTTCCCGCTGACCCAGGAGGAGGACTCCCTCACCCTGGTCAAGGGGACCCTGGCGACCGCCGGGCTGTTCGTCGTCGTGCTGCTCGGCGCCATCGCCTGGCTCATGGTGCGGCAGGTCGTCACGCCCGTGCGGATGGCCGCCGGGATCGCCGAACGGCTCTCGGCCGGCCGCCTCCAGGAGCGCATGAAGGTCACCGGCGAGGACGACATCGCGCGCCTCGGCGAGGCCTTCAACAAGATGGCCTCCAACCTCCAGCTCAAGATCCAGCAGCTGGAGGAGCTGTCGCGGATGCAGCGGCGGTTCGTCTCCGACGTCTCGCACGAGCTGCGGACCCCGCTGACCACGGTTCGGATGGCCGCCGACGTCATCCACGAGGCCCGCGTCGACTTCGACCCGATCACCGCCCGCTCCGCCGAACTCCTCGGCGACCAGCTCGACCGCTTCGAGTCGCTGCTCTCCGACCTCCTGGAGATCAGCCGCTTCGACGCGGGCGCGGCCGCCCTGGAAGCCGAGCCGATAGACCTGCGCCAGGTCGTCCGCCGTGTCATCGGCGGCGCCGAACCCCTCGCCGAGCGCAAGGGCACCCGGATCGTGGTCCTCGGCGACCAGCAGCCCGTGGTGGCCGAGGCGGACGCCCGCCGCGTCGAGCGGGTGCTGCGCAACCTCGTCGTCAACGCCGTCGAGCACGGCGAGGGCCGGGACGTGGTCGTGAAGCTCGCCGCCGCCGGCGGGGCCGTCGCCGTCGCCGTCCGCGACTACGGCGTCGGGCTCAAGCCGGGCGAGGCCACCCGGGTCTTCAACCGCTTCTGGCGCGCCGACCCCGCACGCGCGCGCACCACCGGCGGCACGGGCCTCGGCCTGTCGATCGCCGTGGAGGACGCGAGGCTGCACGGCGGCTGGCTCCAGGCCTGGGGCGAGGCCGGCGGCGGCTCGCAGTTCCGGCTCACCCTGCCGCGCACCGCGGACGAGCCGCTGCGGGGATCGCCGATCCCGCTGGAGCCCGAGGACTCCCGGCGCAACCGCGAGCAGACCGCCGCCGGACGCGACCAGGAGAGCGGCCGGCTCACCACCGTGCCCGCGCAGCCCGTCGGTGACCGGTCGGCGCTCGCCGTGCCGCCGAGGCTGCCCGGGCCGCCGCGGGCGACCGTCGATCCGACGGCGCTGCCCGGCAGCGGCGCACGGGTCGTGGCGCGGACGGCGACGGACGACGGCGGCGGGACGGGCCCGGCGACGGCCGGGGGGAACGGGCATCTGGAGCGGGAGGACGGGACACGTGGGCGCTGA
- a CDS encoding ComF family protein, with protein sequence MRGWWREIAGLVLPVACGGCGRPRTELCAACAHALAGAPPRRVRPAPEPAGLPVVHAAAPYADAVRELLLAHKERGALTLAGPLGGALAGAVAAAGRSGTGAADGPLLLVPVPSSRRSVRARGHDPTRRIALAAAARLRRSGWPARVVPVLRQRRYVADQAGLGARGRFANLSGALEVVPGGARLLTAGRVILVDDLMTTGASLAEAARALGAVHLPFIPGIPHGLPTGSAQREIEQRAAAVIASSPASFEINRNSPETWIVAGGER encoded by the coding sequence ATGCGGGGGTGGTGGCGCGAGATCGCCGGGCTGGTGCTGCCGGTCGCCTGCGGAGGCTGCGGCAGACCGCGGACGGAGCTGTGCGCGGCCTGCGCGCACGCGCTCGCCGGGGCGCCGCCGCGCAGGGTGAGGCCCGCGCCCGAGCCCGCCGGACTGCCCGTGGTCCACGCCGCCGCGCCGTACGCCGACGCCGTGCGGGAGCTGCTCCTCGCCCACAAGGAGCGCGGGGCCCTCACGCTCGCCGGGCCCTTGGGCGGTGCCCTCGCCGGGGCCGTGGCGGCCGCCGGCCGGTCCGGGACGGGGGCCGCGGACGGACCGCTACTCCTCGTGCCCGTGCCCTCCTCGCGGCGTTCCGTACGGGCGCGTGGCCACGATCCGACGCGGCGGATCGCACTGGCCGCGGCGGCCCGGCTGCGGCGGTCGGGGTGGCCGGCGCGGGTCGTGCCCGTGCTCCGGCAGCGGCGGTACGTGGCGGATCAGGCCGGGCTCGGGGCGCGCGGGCGCTTCGCCAACCTGTCGGGGGCGCTGGAGGTCGTGCCGGGCGGAGCGCGGCTTCTGACGGCGGGGAGGGTGATCCTCGTGGACGACCTGATGACCACGGGCGCCTCGCTCGCGGAGGCGGCGCGCGCACTCGGAGCCGTACACCTTCCGTTCATTCCTGGAATACCGCACGGCTTACCGACCGGTTCGGCGCAGCGTGAAATCGAACAGCGCGCTGCGGCTGTGATCGCATCCTCTCCCGCTTCGTTCGAAATAAACCGGAACTCGCCGGAAACTTGGATCGTTGCAGGTGGTGAGAGGTGA
- a CDS encoding DUF4129 domain-containing protein, whose product MTFTGGAAAALARLRADGDTPVDISRVPAREAAERELSDPRYHENDPNLLQRGLDRFWEWLDDLFGTASGATPGGVLGLVVIVLVVAALVAALWWRLGTPHRAPGTTGDSLFADGPRTARDHRTAAARHASAGRWNEAVQERMRAIVRSLEERTLLEPRPGRTADEAAAEAGRSLPSHADDLRLAARAFDDVTYGGRTADEPAYRRVEALDTALERTRPTLDTASPGTPA is encoded by the coding sequence GTGACGTTCACGGGGGGAGCGGCCGCGGCACTGGCACGGCTGCGCGCCGACGGCGACACACCGGTGGACATCTCCCGCGTCCCCGCCCGCGAGGCGGCGGAGCGGGAGCTGTCCGATCCGAGGTACCACGAGAACGACCCGAACCTCCTCCAGCGCGGCCTCGACCGCTTCTGGGAGTGGCTGGACGACCTCTTCGGCACCGCTTCCGGGGCCACCCCGGGCGGCGTCCTCGGCCTCGTCGTCATCGTCCTGGTGGTGGCCGCCCTGGTCGCCGCCCTCTGGTGGCGCCTCGGCACCCCGCACCGGGCCCCCGGCACCACCGGCGACTCCCTCTTCGCCGACGGCCCCCGCACCGCCCGGGACCACCGGACGGCCGCCGCACGGCACGCCTCCGCCGGCCGCTGGAACGAAGCCGTCCAGGAACGGATGCGGGCCATCGTCCGCTCCCTGGAGGAGCGCACCCTCCTCGAACCCCGCCCCGGCCGCACCGCCGACGAGGCCGCCGCCGAAGCCGGCCGCTCCCTCCCCTCCCACGCGGACGACCTGCGCCTCGCGGCCCGCGCCTTCGACGACGTCACGTACGGCGGCCGCACCGCCGACGAGCCCGCGTACCGCCGCGTCGAGGCACTGGACACCGCCCTGGAACGGACCCGCCCGACCCTCGACACCGCCTCCCCGGGGACGCCCGCATGA
- the mtrA gene encoding two-component system response regulator MtrA → MKGRVLVVDDDTALAEMLGIVLRGEGFEPSFVADGDKALAAFREAKPDLVLLDLMLPGRDGIEVCRLIRAESGVPIVMLTAKSDTVDVVVGLESGADDYIVKPFKPKELVARIRARLRRSEEPAPEQLTIGDLVIDVAGHSVKRDGQSIALTPLEFDLLVALARKPWQVFTREVLLEQVWGYRHAADTRLVNVHVQRLRSKVEKDPERPEIVVTVRGVGYKAGPS, encoded by the coding sequence ATGAAGGGACGCGTTCTTGTCGTCGACGACGACACCGCACTGGCCGAGATGCTCGGCATCGTGCTGCGGGGTGAAGGGTTCGAGCCGTCGTTCGTCGCGGACGGTGACAAGGCGCTTGCCGCTTTCAGAGAGGCCAAGCCCGATCTGGTGCTGCTGGACCTGATGCTGCCCGGAAGGGACGGCATCGAGGTGTGCCGGCTCATCCGCGCCGAGTCCGGTGTGCCGATCGTCATGCTCACGGCCAAGAGCGACACCGTCGACGTGGTCGTGGGTCTGGAGTCCGGCGCCGACGACTACATCGTGAAGCCGTTCAAGCCGAAGGAGCTCGTCGCCCGTATCCGGGCGCGGCTGCGGAGGTCCGAGGAGCCGGCTCCCGAGCAGCTCACCATCGGCGACCTGGTCATCGACGTGGCCGGGCACTCCGTGAAGCGGGACGGGCAGTCCATCGCCCTGACCCCGCTGGAGTTCGACCTCCTGGTCGCGCTCGCGCGCAAGCCGTGGCAGGTCTTCACCCGCGAGGTCCTGCTCGAGCAGGTCTGGGGCTACCGGCACGCGGCCGACACCCGGCTGGTGAACGTGCACGTCCAGCGGCTCCGCTCGAAGGTCGAGAAGGACCCCGAGCGCCCGGAGATCGTGGTGACCGTCCGCGGTGTCGGCTACAAGGCGGGACCGAGCTGA
- a CDS encoding DUF4350 domain-containing protein — protein MSRPVTGTTSTAPSARQVWTRVRGAVLVLALILTGGLALATFRSTDAHGALDPRSADPQGSRAVAELLKARGVTVTLVTTLAEATAATDAGTTLLVTTPDLLTDAQQSTLHSAMTGSATRTVLVGAGRASLDTLAPGVTSAPSTPVEERAPGCALPAATRAGSADLGGERYETSPGTPAEACYRSDGLPTLLLLPGTGTGSGTGTTDTVLLGSPDILYNSHLDQRGNASLALQLLGSQPHLVWYLPSLSDTSATTDTPADDTTGNFLALIPSGWLWGTLQLALAALLAALWRGRRLGPLVTERLPVALRASEATEGRARLYRKANARDRAASVLRTATRTRLAPLLGVPVQDAHSPDRLLPALSARLPETTADTRNLLFGPAPADDATLIRLADQLDALEREVRTS, from the coding sequence ATGAGCCGCCCGGTCACCGGCACCACCTCGACGGCCCCCTCCGCCCGCCAGGTGTGGACCCGCGTCCGCGGCGCGGTCCTCGTCCTCGCCCTGATCCTGACCGGCGGCCTCGCCCTCGCGACCTTCCGGTCCACCGACGCCCACGGCGCCCTCGACCCGCGCTCCGCCGACCCGCAGGGCAGCCGCGCCGTCGCCGAACTCCTCAAGGCCCGCGGCGTCACCGTCACCCTCGTCACCACCCTGGCCGAGGCCACGGCGGCCACGGACGCCGGAACCACCCTCCTGGTCACCACCCCCGACCTGCTGACGGACGCCCAGCAGTCCACACTCCACTCGGCCATGACCGGCTCCGCCACCCGCACGGTCCTCGTCGGCGCGGGCCGCGCCTCCCTCGACACCCTGGCCCCGGGAGTCACCAGCGCCCCGAGCACCCCGGTGGAGGAACGCGCCCCCGGCTGCGCCCTGCCGGCCGCCACCCGCGCCGGCAGCGCCGACCTCGGCGGCGAACGCTACGAGACCTCCCCCGGCACCCCCGCCGAGGCCTGCTACCGCTCCGACGGCCTGCCCACCCTGCTCCTCCTCCCCGGCACCGGCACCGGCAGCGGCACGGGCACCACCGACACCGTCCTCCTCGGCTCGCCCGACATCCTCTACAACTCCCACCTCGACCAACGGGGCAACGCCTCGCTGGCCCTGCAACTCCTCGGCTCCCAGCCCCATCTCGTCTGGTACCTCCCCTCCCTCTCCGACACCTCGGCCACCACCGACACGCCCGCCGACGACACCACGGGCAACTTCCTCGCTCTCATCCCCTCCGGCTGGCTGTGGGGCACCCTCCAACTCGCCCTCGCGGCCCTGCTGGCCGCCCTCTGGCGCGGCCGCCGCCTCGGCCCCCTGGTCACCGAGCGCCTCCCCGTCGCCCTCCGCGCCTCCGAGGCCACCGAGGGCCGCGCCCGCCTCTACCGCAAGGCGAACGCCCGCGACCGCGCCGCCTCCGTCCTGCGCACCGCGACCCGCACCCGGCTCGCCCCGCTGCTCGGCGTCCCCGTCCAGGACGCCCACTCCCCCGACCGTCTCCTCCCCGCACTCTCCGCCCGTCTCCCCGAGACGACGGCGGACACCAGGAACCTCCTCTTCGGCCCGGCTCCCGCCGACGACGCCACCCTCATCCGCCTGGCGGACCAACTCGACGCCCTCGAAAGAGAGGTACGCACCTCATGA
- the hpf gene encoding ribosome hibernation-promoting factor, HPF/YfiA family — translation MDIVVKGRKTEVPERFRKHVAEKLKLEKIQKLDGKVISLDVEVSKEHNPRQADRSDRVEITLHSRGPVIRAEAAAGDPYAALDLASDKLEARLRKQHDKRYTRRGNGRLSAAEVGDVVPGAAKLNGDGQLAVDETEKVPTTMMGSIEVQGEGPLVVREKTHRAAPMTLDQALYEMELVGHDFYLFVDSDTKQPSVVYRRHAYDYGVIHLESDPLAEGGGVGGALGG, via the coding sequence GTGGACATCGTCGTCAAGGGCCGCAAGACCGAGGTGCCCGAGCGGTTCCGCAAGCACGTGGCCGAGAAGCTGAAGCTGGAGAAGATCCAGAAGCTCGACGGCAAGGTGATCAGCCTCGACGTCGAGGTGTCCAAGGAGCACAACCCGCGGCAGGCCGACCGGTCCGACCGCGTGGAGATCACCCTCCACTCCCGAGGCCCGGTGATCCGGGCGGAAGCGGCGGCAGGCGACCCGTACGCAGCGCTCGACCTCGCCAGCGACAAGCTCGAGGCACGACTGCGCAAGCAGCACGACAAGCGATACACCCGGCGTGGCAACGGCCGGCTGTCCGCGGCGGAGGTCGGGGACGTGGTGCCCGGCGCCGCCAAGCTCAACGGAGACGGCCAACTGGCCGTCGACGAGACCGAGAAGGTGCCCACCACGATGATGGGCTCCATCGAGGTCCAGGGCGAGGGCCCGCTCGTGGTCCGCGAGAAGACCCACCGGGCCGCACCGATGACGCTCGACCAGGCGCTCTACGAGATGGAGCTGGTCGGGCACGACTTCTACCTCTTCGTCGACTCCGACACCAAGCAGCCGAGCGTCGTCTACCGGCGACACGCCTACGACTACGGCGTCATCCACCTGGAGAGCGACCCGCTCGCCGAGGGCGGCGGCGTCGGCGGTGCGCTCGGCGGCTGA
- a CDS encoding DUF58 domain-containing protein: MALTGRTALLAALGSLPVGLLAPSWAGMLAVNAPLSLAILCDYALAAPVRTLQFTRSGDTSVRLGDGAEVQLTVTNPSRRRLRAQLRDAWPPSSWLPGTEQASSRRRLTVPAGERRRLTTSLRPTRRGDRHAERITVRSFGPLGLAARQGHHEVPWTVRVLPPFTSRKHLPSRLARLRELDGRTSVLTRGEGTEFDSLREYVPGDDTRSIDWRATARQTTVAVRTWRPERDRHILIVLDTGRTSAGRVGDVPRLDASMDAALLLTALASRAGDRVDLLAYDRRLRAQVQGRSAGDVLPAVVNALAPLEPELVETDARGLAATALARAPRRSLIVLLTGLDAAPIEEGLLPVLPQLSQRHTVLVASVADPHVTRMAGGRGTIEAVYEAAAATQTQSQRARTADQLRRQGVTVVDATPETLAPALADAYLALKAAGRL; the protein is encoded by the coding sequence ATGGCCCTCACCGGACGAACCGCGCTGCTCGCCGCCCTCGGATCGCTCCCCGTCGGCCTCCTCGCCCCCAGCTGGGCAGGGATGCTCGCGGTGAACGCGCCCCTCTCCCTCGCAATTCTGTGCGACTACGCCCTGGCGGCGCCAGTACGAACGCTCCAATTCACCCGAAGTGGTGATACATCCGTTCGACTCGGTGACGGGGCCGAGGTCCAGCTCACCGTCACCAACCCGTCCCGCCGCCGCCTCCGCGCCCAGCTCCGCGACGCCTGGCCGCCCAGCAGCTGGCTCCCAGGCACCGAACAGGCCTCCTCACGCCGCCGGCTGACCGTCCCCGCCGGCGAGCGCCGCCGACTCACCACGAGCCTGCGTCCGACCCGCCGCGGCGACCGCCATGCCGAACGGATCACTGTCCGCTCGTTCGGCCCCCTGGGCCTCGCGGCCCGCCAGGGCCACCACGAGGTCCCCTGGACCGTCCGTGTCCTGCCGCCCTTCACCAGCCGCAAACACCTGCCATCACGCCTGGCCCGGCTCCGCGAGCTCGACGGCCGCACCAGCGTGCTCACCCGAGGCGAGGGGACAGAGTTCGACAGCCTCCGCGAGTACGTCCCCGGCGACGACACCCGCTCGATCGACTGGCGGGCCACGGCCCGCCAGACCACCGTGGCCGTCCGCACCTGGCGACCCGAACGCGACCGGCACATCCTGATCGTCCTCGACACCGGCCGCACTTCGGCGGGGCGCGTCGGCGACGTCCCCCGCCTGGACGCCTCCATGGACGCGGCCCTCCTCCTCACCGCGCTCGCCTCCCGAGCCGGTGACCGCGTGGACCTCCTGGCCTACGACCGCCGCCTCCGCGCCCAGGTCCAGGGCCGCTCCGCCGGCGACGTCCTGCCGGCCGTGGTCAACGCCCTCGCCCCGCTGGAGCCCGAGCTCGTGGAGACCGACGCACGCGGTCTCGCCGCGACGGCCCTGGCACGCGCTCCGCGCCGCTCGCTGATCGTCCTCCTGACCGGCCTCGACGCCGCCCCGATCGAGGAGGGCCTCCTCCCGGTCCTCCCCCAGCTCTCCCAGCGCCACACGGTCCTGGTGGCCTCCGTCGCCGATCCCCATGTGACGCGCATGGCCGGGGGACGCGGCACGATCGAAGCGGTCTACGAGGCCGCGGCCGCCACTCAGACCCAGTCCCAGCGCGCCCGTACCGCAGATCAGCTCCGGCGCCAGGGCGTCACGGTCGTCGACGCCACCCCCGAGACCCTCGCTCCCGCCCTGGCGGACGCCTATCTCGCTCTGAAAGCAGCCGGCCGCCTCTGA
- a CDS encoding MoxR family ATPase codes for MSAPTPETATDSDSARASLEALRTEIAKAVVGQDPAVTGLVVALLCRGHVLLEGVPGVAKTLLVRSLAAALELDTKRVQFTPDLMPSDVTGSLVYDARTAEFSFQPGPVFTNLLLADEINRTPPKTQSSLLEAMEERQVTVDGTPRPLPEPFLVAATQNPVEYEGTYPLPEAQLDRFLLKLTVPLPSRADEIHVLTRHAEGFDPRDLKAAGVRPVAGPAELEAARAAVAKVSVSTEIAGYVVDICRATRESPSLTLGVSPRGATALLSTARAWAWLTGRDYVTPDDVKALALPTLRHRIHLRPEAEMEGVTPDSVINSILAHVPVPR; via the coding sequence ATGAGCGCCCCGACCCCCGAGACCGCCACGGACTCGGACAGCGCCCGCGCCTCCCTGGAGGCCCTGCGCACCGAGATCGCGAAGGCCGTGGTCGGCCAGGACCCCGCCGTCACCGGTCTCGTCGTCGCCCTGCTCTGCCGGGGACACGTCCTCCTCGAAGGCGTCCCCGGAGTCGCCAAGACCCTCCTGGTCCGCTCACTGGCGGCCGCGCTCGAACTCGACACCAAGCGCGTCCAGTTCACCCCCGACCTGATGCCCAGCGACGTCACCGGCTCCCTGGTCTACGACGCCCGCACCGCCGAGTTCTCCTTCCAGCCCGGCCCGGTCTTCACCAACCTGCTGCTCGCCGACGAGATCAACCGCACGCCCCCGAAGACCCAGTCCTCCCTCCTGGAGGCGATGGAGGAGCGTCAGGTCACGGTCGACGGCACCCCGCGCCCCCTCCCGGAGCCGTTTCTGGTCGCCGCGACCCAGAACCCCGTCGAGTACGAGGGCACCTACCCGCTCCCCGAGGCCCAACTGGACCGCTTCCTGCTCAAGCTGACGGTTCCTCTGCCCTCACGCGCGGACGAGATCCATGTCCTCACCCGTCACGCCGAGGGCTTCGACCCCCGCGACCTGAAGGCCGCCGGCGTCCGCCCCGTGGCGGGCCCCGCCGAGCTCGAAGCGGCCCGGGCCGCCGTCGCCAAGGTCTCGGTCTCCACCGAGATCGCCGGCTATGTCGTCGATATCTGTCGTGCCACGCGTGAATCCCCCTCGCTCACGCTCGGGGTCTCCCCCCGAGGCGCCACCGCCCTGCTCTCCACCGCCCGCGCCTGGGCCTGGCTCACCGGCCGGGACTACGTCACCCCGGACGATGTGAAGGCCCTCGCTCTCCCCACCCTGCGTCATCGCATCCACCTGCGGCCCGAGGCCGAGATGGAGGGGGTCACCCCCGACTCCGTCATCAACTCGATCCTCGCCCACGTCCCCGTCCCCCGCTGA